GGTTTTCCTATTAGTTTGCTAATGAGTCATATGGCCTACCatgcttaaattttatttttaggtggaagaagaagaagaaccaACTGGATACATTCATctggaaaaatttcttccagtGATGACAAAAGTACTTCTCGACAGAAGGTAATGGAAAGTAGATTTTCTGTGGCTGTAGTTTATTCCAGACTGACAGGGTTGATTCTGAGTGAATATATCTACAGTAATTTTATGTAGCTGGAAgaagtacagatttttttttttaaatttaaactcaGTCTACATTAGCACGATAGTGAGATTTTAGGTCAAAATGACTTAGTTTACATAAAATTATGTTGTACCTTTGGTACAAATAATATCAGCTTATAATCATGAATTGTGATATTgtgtattttttgcattttgtatgtGAATCAGAATTAACTTGCtatttgatgtgtttttttgcaactctgaaaatattttatatgcaaattaAGGTCATAACCATTACTTTCTCTGAATGTATGGGTTAGGGTCGCTGAGAAGCACAGTCTGTTACAGTGGATTTTTAATAAGTTGTATAAATCAGCTACATGTTCATTTCTCAAAGTGACTGTCAGGTACAGTTGAATGTACACAACCAGCACTGATGACTAAAGACTGATGATCTAAAATATTGGTTGATCTAAAAGTCTGGAACAAGAATGCTGTTCATTGTTCAAGGGTACATAGAAATCTTTGCATATACACAGGagtttgtgttgttttgatATGTTTGCACTAAAAGTAATATTACCTATAgaaaatttatctttcttttttaaagatagTAACCAAGGGTTTGGGGAGACTCAGTCTGGTCCAATACTGAGAAGCTGTTTTGCACACAGAGCTCCTTTGGTGTCCTACGCATGAAATAACTATGGGGTTTCCCAAAACCATCTGGCAGCATCCAGTGGCAGTGGGCACCCATGGGGCTATGTTTGAGAGTCTTTGGGCCCATGCCTGGACAGGCAACCAGGGACGTTGGGTCCCAGTGTGCTAGTGCAGGCACGTTGCCTTCCCAGGCTTCtgcaccttttctttctctggccTTCATGGCACGTTTCTGGCTCCATGCTGGTGTTTGCCCCTTCACAAAGTGATGCCTTGCTGCTCCGggctctctcctcctcctccaccccccGCCTTTCACACAAACGCACACGCACAAAAACACACTTTTCCCAGGCTAGTGCAGACTTGTCAAGACCCACGTTTATCTTTTGGGTCTGTGTCTATAGTTCACTTATCCAAGGGCACATGAGATCTGGATCAAAAAGAACAAGGTCTCTGCTTAGCACATTTGATTTTTAGATAATAAGAGTGAGGCGGGTCTGGGCGAAACAACCAAGCATTTCGAACCTCCCTGGCTTTAAAAtctcttcagtatttttggGATATGGTGAGAGACTGCCTGGATGTGGAAGGTCTCCACTGCTGTACAGGGTTTCCTTTCCAGCTGTGAAATCAGGCGcacatatgcatgcacacacgcaCGCAGTGCTGCTTTCTCTTTGAAATTATTAGTGACAGGCCTTATTTTTTATAGCTACCAGCCTCCTTTGCTCATCATCAGCTCATTAGACTGTCAAAGTCCCACTAGGTGATCTGTTGCCTAGCTACCAGCCTACCTGgacaaaactttgttttcttggtttgGCAATTCTCAGTTCAGTGCATTTGCTACGTGGAGTGATTCAGCTATTATTGATTCCTACTAACCCGCTCAGCCAGCCCAGACATGCATAAGCCATTCATTTGGCTGCTTAGCACAAGGAGAATGAAAGAGGAATAATATGGAAGACACAAGGGGTGAAGGTATGCACAGTTCCAAAAAGGCAAGCTGGAATTAAATATGTGACAGACAAACTGTAGAAAGTaggttttccctttcttttagtactcatattttattctttcagaatAGTACAGCAGCCTTACAAACAGTGACTCTTAACTTTTCTGACTCGATGGTTTCAGCTACCGGCCTATTCCAGAAGATGTTCTCCTACATGCATTTGAGGTGTGTAACTAAATATTCAAGTGCCTAATTGCTGCAAAGAAGTTGCTGATTCTTGATTCACTGTGCttaaaaccacaacagttttattctttttctttaaaggctTTAGATGAGAATAAATGTGGATATCTTACTAAAGACGAGCTGGTAAAACATATGACTGAAGAAGGTAACGTGACTTTTGTAATATCAGtatttaagtaaataaacattACATGTGTATATGGCACCTTGAGGTCCTGATTCTGCATGCCAAAACTTGCAGGAGTAGATACAGTCTTCAAACAATCCTGCTGCCTCGATGAGTGGCTGCAGACTAGAACATTTCACTAGTGAATAATGCAGGGGAAGGACATTTATCTGCCTTTTGCAGATATTATAAGATAGAAATTTTTATTGAGTCATAATCCAGTCTTGtatgaatattttatgattctgtgcaCGTCTTTGTGCTTTGTAAGGATGTTACTCCTTTTCTGTCTCCCTGTAAAACTTTAGTTtagatttcaaaatgtttcagggAGTTTCAGTGCTCATTCATTCCTACATTATCTTGATCGTAATTCTAGTGCCCTACGCAAACAAAGAGATTCAAAGACCAGATTTAAGTTGTATATCATGTAATCCTCAATATCCCTTGAAGAGCCTGCTTTTCTTGCATGGCTGAGTCATGCCTGCCTGCCTCAAGTACAAAATGACAAACATGCTTTGTGCAAGACTTTCCAAGACGTATTCTCAGATGGGGACCTTGTTCTCAAAGAGGGATGCAGTAGGCCATCAACATCTTCGAAGctcctgaaagagaagaaaacaagggCCTTTCATGGGTTAAATACCAGCGAAAGGAGAGCCAAATGAGAAATAACAGTACTAAAGTAGACattaaaagaattaattctGACAAAAAGCGTTGTTTTGAAATCCTTGTGGCAGAGACAAGCAGGCTGTTTTGGAGCCTGTGAACTAAATGGAGATCAGAAGATCCAGGCGCTCTGCCTCCTTTCCCTTAAACCAGCAGGTTTGGCATGCAGGGCTTTTACATGTGCAAAAGTAAAGGAATTGGATCCTCTTCTCCTCTGCATGAGGACAGAAAGGAGAGCCTTGCAAGGGAAAAGTAGGGTAAGTTGTCAGCCCTGAAAGAATATTTATCAAGACAAAGGGTTAATATCTCTTCTCTTTCAGGTGAACCCTTTACTGAGGAAGAAATGGAGGAGATGCTCTCCAATGCTCTAGATCCAGAAACAAATACTGTTCACTACAGAGATTACATTTCAGTGATGATAGTAGATGAACCTGAAGATCTTCCCCAATAAAGTTTGAGATGCCGTTTGGTAACAGCAGTGTAACTTGGCAGTTGGTTGAAATTTGAAGTATAACAAATCTCAGCTTGTGACCTTGTgcttgtaattaaaataaaatctgtggaGCTATATTTCCTTGGTTCTGTATACGTATGTATATATTCACACCTGGAAAAAGAGCTCTTGACAGAAATACTGTGTAAggtctggaaaagaaatcatggaatttggtttgaaaaataacaggaaaaataatgttaatggAGTCAAGAAATGTCTTTAcaattgcttctgaaaaaaataatggaaaagtgAGACCTGGGAAAGTGGGTAATAAGTAGGTAAATGAGTACCTTAAGATGACTGAAATTATGAAATCATGCTACTAAGAtaaaacttttatatttaaatgtaggccctgtttgtttttaactaatgAGGCACTGGGTAGAttactgcttttgaaataatactacagataaaataaactttctgtAGTTTATAAGTTTTGCCAATTATTTGCGTTTTGTTCACCACAGGCAATCAAACCAGTTAGTTCCATTTTATGTTACTCATCCATTGGCACGTGgtattttgcttccattttaaaCATGCAGGTAACACCCAGACCACTGTTGGAGTcaaatttacaaacaaaataatcctTAGAACAGTTCCCCTTTCGTAACCAGTTTGAAAGTCAGGAGCTTAAATTGTTCAAAATTTAGGAACATAGGACTGGAGTTTGATTTTCGTAATGTATGAAGCAGTATCTTTTGAAAGAGGTTAGTGTAGAATACTTGTCTCCAGTACCCTTGCTAAAAGACTGCTGCAGACCTACCTCAGTGCTCTTAATAATTTTCTTGACTGTTACTGTAGTGTTGTCCTTTAACTTCGAGTTCTTTCCCCTTGAGTTCTTTCCTTGTACATCATCTTCTAATAACTGACAAGTGGTTGCCCTCAACTAAGGAGAAGATTCAGCTTGTAGGAGAAGATTCTGTGGTCTGGCCCCCAGGGGCACCACCTCGCACTTTGTGCTCCACACCTTCCaccccttttctcttcttccactcTATCAAGTTTGGTTTCCTCCTGTACGGTGTCCTATCACTCCTCTGTATTAACTGCATATCCCAGCTCTGTGTCATCATCAGACTTCATCAGCTGATGAAATCTGGGGAAGACTGATGCACAGAGACATTAAATGCCTTACCCCTGTCATACCCTTCTAGTGGCAGAACTGAGAACAGGGCACAGGAGTCCTCGTGTGACAACTTTTGCTCTACCCATTTGTTTCACTTGAGCTGGAAACTCAGAGGAGCTGTTCTCAGACACAAGAGAGCTGCTGTGCTTCACAAAGAAGAGGTTAGTGCAATCTAAATGTTGTGATGGAAACAGTTTGAAAGagaccattttttaaattctctttttatctCTATCCCAAGTTGTctttcactgacattttcttaAACAGTAGGGAAGCAAAGAGTTAATGCAGGCAAACAATTACCTGCTTCTTAAATGGGTTTCCATGTGGGAACCACTGTGGCACTTGTCCTAAGACTCAGCAATGCACTGTTGTTAACACATTTACtgtgtatttcatttctttgtcagTAAGAATGAAAACCAAAGGTAATCATTAGGGCTATAATGTGTGAAGATGCAGATTTTTGAAGATTAAAGCAAGAGCAACAAAGACccattaagaaaatatattttttattagtcTTCTTTAGTTTCTCTTTGGAAGCTGTAATTATTTTCCCTAGGTGAATCCTTCCGTTTGATATACAGTGTGTTGTACTGGATCTCAAACACAGCTGGTGTGCATACAAGTTTCATTCATATTCTGCAGTCTGGGAGCCACTGTCAGCCTCATGTTGGATGTCAGCAGGAAGATGCTCATTTCAGGAAATCATTTCATAGCTCACAGTGCTCCAGAGAGCACAATTTGTGTCTGGTGGTGCTACCCCAGGGGCCACCTCAGCTACTGCTGCATCAAATCAGGATGCCCATGTACAACACAGTTACATTTCATAGTACAGATAGGATCTTAACATACGTCCTTTGATGATACATGTAATTTCTATCCTGCAGTCCTCACATGAAAGGGAAGAGGGTATTCGTGCAAGTGAAAAGTGGTATTGTGTCTGAATTTATCACACAGCaactcctccagccccagctttTTATACATCTCTCGAGGAAAGATAACGTGCAAATACAACAGATAAAGGCACGCTGCAGTCTCGACTTTGGGCATAAGCAACCACATTCAGCTGCCTAGAGGGTTTCCAAGCTGCAGGTGAAGGAAGGGTCAAAAAACCAATCTCAGATTCTGTAAGATCCTAAAATCAGAGTGCTCCCTGCTGGCTAGGATCACATGGAAGTGATCTGACCAGCCTGTGAAGGAGCTGCCCCGTGGGCTCCCCAGGAAGCAGCCAGGCAGTGCTGCACTTGACTCTTGCATTGCACTTGTCCACCATGACTTGCCAGTCCCTGTCGTGCCCAGCTGGCTCCCCGTGGTGGtgtggggctgcctggggggcTCTGAAGCTCCCCGGGATGGGCTCCCCGAGCACCCTGCATCCCTGTGCTCCCAGGGATGAGCAGGGTCCTGTAccctgggggtgctggaggggaggaggctTTGCGAACCGCTTTGCTATCACTAAATAAACTTCTTTGTCTttatatttgaaaggaaaaaagcattactTGAATTCTTGTCCTTGAGATGGACGAATTGAACTTTGACTACGCTGCTGAACGGTCTTGAGCTGTCTCTTGCTACatgcctctccctgctggctgtTTTGCCTCTTCCCTCAAGATCAGGAACCAAGATACAGGAGCGGATTGCACCGGGAAGCCTCTAGGGAGAAACCAGCCTAGCACCTGGACTGGATCCACATAAGGAGGCAGAGCCAAGGCTTTGAAGAAGCTGGAGAAGTCAGAGGCTTTTTGACCTAGttgaaggagggagagggaagggaactCATTAtgcagacataaaaaaaaagaaaaaaaaaaaagaaatcaaagaagcAAATGTTGGAAGCCATATACAAATACAACTGAATCAGCAGGCTGTTTACATCATGGCATTGTAGGCTGGACAAGACTTTACTTGTTTAAAACATGAAGTAGGTTCAGCTGTGTCAGGCCACATCTGGTATATAGGGAGGCCTTCTCCTCAGTCTTACTAATACTGTGGAgaagctcctccagctgctgagcCTGCATTTGGGAGCCCAGCTGCTCGTATTGCAGGTAATACATTGCTGCTTGTGTTTCCCTTATCACATTCAGAGCTGCTTCTCTGGAACACTTTTGTGTCTGCTAGTGGCAGTCCCATATATATTCACGTTTCTTTATTGGCTTCAACATTTTCCCATTGCAATGCATACCAGGATGGTATTTGCAGTTCCTGTAGACTCTCCACTGGCTGTGGTCAGAAACAGAAGTTGCAGGACTTCCTCCACCAAAACGCTGAAGGGCCAGCATCAGACCTGGGACTTGAGGAAAGGAACTGGGCTGTTCACCTGTGCTTCCTTTATGCATCTTTTCACAGAGGTAAGAGCCTGCAAAATGTTCCCCACCTTACTGCTGTGTTAAGAAACTTCCTTGAACTCTACTAGTGCAGGTCTTCTTGTTGCCTTGCAGTTCCCTGCAAATTTTTGCTTGTGACAGGCATGCCTAAACTGTGCCAGGTGTGTTTGGCACTGCAGAGGAAGGGCAAGGACTGTCAGTGGCAGGCACCTCTGCAGGCACCACATTCAAAAAAGATTGAAGGTCTCCTAAAAGGGCCAGGAAGGACTGGTTAGGGGCTGGGAGATGCAGCAAGAGGCTTTCATGGAAGGCGAGGCATGTTTCCTGGCTCCAGTAGGGGAAGGGGAAATGAGATTAAGGATGCTTCTGGAGAAGAAGAGCAGGAGACAAAGGTCTCAAGAGACAAACATTATAGTATCTGCTGCTAAATTAGAAGAGACTGTAGAAAGGACAACATATAACGGGTTATTTTGGAGATATCCACTGCCTCTTGAGTTAAAAGCTCTGCTAGCCTGAACAGCCAGCTCCTGGAGCCAGTGGCTCTGCCTCCCATCCAAAGCTTCTCACAATTTTGtcacaaaatgtcttttctgcCCACTGCCCAAGAGGTTGACGTTATCCGTCATCCCAGTGGGAAGCACTGCATTCCTGCTTTCTCCCTCAGCCTGATCattgcagcagctgcctctgaaAGGCAGAAAGTCTGGAAAAGACGGGCGTTATAAAAGTGGACAATTTGTGGAGAAGTCCTATCTCCCAGCAGTTTCACTGATTCACTTCAGGGCATggctgccatccagagagacctagacaggctggaggaatggGCTGACAGGGGCcttacagaaatcagaaaggGCAAATGCTGGTCCTGAtagctggagaaggaaaagctttgcAGGTGCCAAACAGCAGCCCCCAGTCCCTACAGGGAAGGTATGAAGAGGGCAGAGCCAGGACCGTTAGTGGTGTATGGTGGGAGGACAGGGGACAGATGGGATACAAGGAA
The Cygnus olor isolate bCygOlo1 chromosome 3, bCygOlo1.pri.v2, whole genome shotgun sequence genome window above contains:
- the EFCAB2 gene encoding dynein regulatory complex protein 8 yields the protein MAEKEGNGEDSAVAEIEKKIIEAFEVFDHECNKTVDVREIGSIVRSLGCFPTEAELHELLAKVEEEEEPTGYIHLEKFLPVMTKVLLDRSYRPIPEDVLLHAFEALDENKCGYLTKDELVKHMTEEGEPFTEEEMEEMLSNALDPETNTVHYRDYISVMIVDEPEDLPQ